In one window of Lepus europaeus isolate LE1 chromosome 14, mLepTim1.pri, whole genome shotgun sequence DNA:
- the C14H1orf202 gene encoding LOW QUALITY PROTEIN: uncharacterized protein C1orf202 homolog (The sequence of the model RefSeq protein was modified relative to this genomic sequence to represent the inferred CDS: substituted 1 base at 1 genomic stop codon): MADSRPSRPRRGGAQHKLLQKMVRLERGGPRRSEPEAAGRRAASGDGGSCSGCWCWRRLFRPGAARAGPRRKKAQECGVWGPLSLQRLFQRLAAWRRSLRSGERPERLEEIPLLVLDREQDGDXAAAGWPLLVRPPALPLPEKLALIPHPEHWFYFVNKGKK, translated from the coding sequence ATGGCGGATTCGCGGCCCAGCCGCCCTCGGCGCGGCGGCGCGCAGCACAAGCTGCTGCAGAAGATGGTGCGCCTCGAGCGGGGCGGCCCGCGGCGCTCCGAGCCCGAGGCGGCCGGCCGGCGAGCGGCCTCGGGCGACGGCGGCTCCTGCTCCGGCTGCTGGTGCTGGCGGCGGCTCTTCCGACCCGGGGCGGCCCGCGCGGGCCCGCGCAGGAAGAAGGCCCAGGAGTGCGGCGTGTGGGGGCCGCTGAGCCTGCAGAGGCTGTTCCAGAGGCTGGCGGCGTGGAGGCGCTCCCTGCGGAGCGGGGAGCGACCCGAGAGGCTGGAGGAGATCCCTCTGCTGGTGCTGGACCGCGAGCAGGACGGCGACTAGGCCGCGGCCGGGTGGCCCCTGCTGGTGCGACCgcctgctctccccctccccgaGAAACTGGCCCTCATTCCGCATCCTGAgcattggttttattttgtaaacaaaggcaagaaatga